A DNA window from Brassica napus cultivar Da-Ae chromosome C1, Da-Ae, whole genome shotgun sequence contains the following coding sequences:
- the LOC125580515 gene encoding methylesterase 9-like translates to MKQYVLVHGGCHGAWCWYKVKPVLEASGHRVTVLDLTASGVNMSRVEEIQSLEDYTKPLLKVLESFDSDDKAILVAHSLGGPSVGLAADMFPSKISVAVFVASFMPDITNPPSYTFEKYLESFTEEESSNMEFGTYGTHERPLTSVFLGTKFLAKYMYQLSPVEDFELAKMLVRVGPAVTSNLTGTKSLTEEGYGSVTRVYVICGEDKSLTKEFQRWIIDNFPVKEVMEIKDADHMPMFSKPLELCDRLLKIADKYA, encoded by the exons atgaAGCAATATGTGCTGGTTCACGGAGGTTGCCATGGCGCGTGGTGCTGGTACAAGGTCAAACCGGTGCTGGAAGCTTCAGGACACCGTGTGACTGTCCTGGATCTAACGGCTTCTGGTGTCAACATGAGCAGAGTGGAAGAGATTCAGTCGCTTGAAGATTACACCAAACCATTGCTTAAGGTTCTCGAGTCTTTTGACTCAGATGATAAGGCCATCCTCGTCGCGCATAGCCTAGGAGGACCATCGGTTGGTCTTGCAGCCGACATGTTTCCAAGTAAGATCTCTGTTGCTGTTTTTGTAGCGTCGTTCATGCCGGACATAACGAATCCACCTTCTTACACTTTTGAAAAG TATCTAGAGAGTTTTACGGAAGAAGAAAGTTCAAACATGGAGTTTGGGACATACGGAACACATGAACGTCCTCTAACGTCTGTATTTCTTGGAACCAAGTTCTTGGCCAAGTACATGTACCAACTTTCACCTGTTGAA GATTTTGAGCTGGCCAAAATGTTGGTGAGAGTTGGACCGGCGGTTACCAGTAACCTGACGGGGACCAAAAGCTTAACCGAGGAAGGATATGGTTCGGTTACTCGTGTGTATGTCATATGCGGAGAAGATAAAAGTTTAACCAAAGAATTTCAGCGATGGATTATAGATAATTTCCCGGTTAAAGAAGTGATGGAGATCAAAGATGCAGATCACATGCCAATGTTCTCCAAGCCACTTGAGCTCTGTGACCGTCTACTAAAGATTGCTGATAAATATGCATAA